One genomic window of Onychostoma macrolepis isolate SWU-2019 chromosome 25, ASM1243209v1, whole genome shotgun sequence includes the following:
- the nap1l4a gene encoding LOW QUALITY PROTEIN: nucleosome assembly protein 1-like 4a (The sequence of the model RefSeq protein was modified relative to this genomic sequence to represent the inferred CDS: inserted 1 base in 1 codon), with product MDRKDEKSEARGKGGNKPFQSDKPEGFLQVERTLNFHLLPKAVKRRVYALKRLQLQSANIEAKFYEEVHELERKYAGFYQPIFDKRRDVVAGAVEPTDEECEWQSDREEEDLAEDLQKKAALEEKQADSAGADDPKGVPEFWLTIFKRVDMLGEMLQEHDEPILKHLQDITVKFSEPGQPMIFTLEFHFEPNSYFSNTVLTKVYKMKSEPDADDPFSFEGPEIIDCEGCKIDWHKGKDVTVKIIKKKQKHKGRGTVXTVTKEIPQDSFFNFFNPVKELPDGMDEDLDFTLSTDFEIGHFFRERVIPRAVLYFTGEALEDDESYEEEDLEEGEEEDLDDEGEEEDEGDCDPTKGPPPAECKQQ from the exons ATGGATAGAAAAGATGAAAAGAGTGAAGCCAGAG GCAAAGGAGGAAATAAACCTTTTCAGTCTGACAAACCAGAGGGCTTTTTACAAGTAGAAAG AACACTGAATTTCCACCTCCTGCCCAAGGCTGTAAAGAGAAGAGTTTATGCCCTGAAGAGGCTCCAGCTCCAGAGCGCCAACATAGAGGCCAAGTTCTATGAAGAAGTCCATGAGCTCGAGAGGAAGTATGCTGGCTTCTACCAGCCCATCTTTGACAAG AGACGGGATGTTGTGGCTGGCGCCGTTGAACCCACAGATGAGGAATGCGAATGGCAAAGTGACAGGGAGGAAGAGGATCTTGCT GAAGATCTGCAGAAAAAAGCTGCTCTGGAGGAGAAGCAGGCCGATTCAGCCGGCGCCGATGATCCGAAAGGAGTCCCAGAGTTCTGGCTCACCATCTTCAAACGTGTGGATATGCTGGGAGAAATGCTGCAG GAGCATGATGAGCCAATCCTGAAACACCTGCAGGACATCACTGTGAAGTTTTCTGAGCCTGGACAGCCGATG ATTTTCACGTTAGAGTTCCACTTCGAGCCCAACAGCTACTTCAGTAACACGGTCCTCACTAAAGTCTACAAGATGAAATCAGAGCCGGACGCAGATGATCCATTCTCATTCGAGGGGCCGGAGATCATAGACTGTGAAGG ttgtaaGATTGACTGGCACAAAGGCAAAGACGTGACCGTCAAAATCATtaagaagaagcagaaacacAAAGGCAGAGGGACGG CGACGGTCACCAAAGAGATTCCACAGGATTCATTCTTCAACTTCTTCAATCCGGTTAAAG aGTTGCCTGATGGAATG GATGAAGACTTGGACTTCACTCTATCTACAGATTTTGAGATCGGACACTTTTTCCGAGAGAGGGTCATTCCCAGAGCAGTGCTTTATTTCACTGGAGAGGCCTTAGAGGACGACGAGAGT TATGAAGAGGAGGATCTTGAAGAGGGAGAGGAGGAG GATCTGGATGATGAAGGTGAAGAAGAGGACGAGGGAGATTGTGATCCCACG AAAGGCCCTCCTCCTGCAGAGTGCAAACAGCAGTAA